Proteins encoded together in one Impatiens glandulifera chromosome 1, dImpGla2.1, whole genome shotgun sequence window:
- the LOC124919672 gene encoding galactokinase-like, which produces MARHEDLPVPIYTSLEPIYGDGSSLAEAQLRFDNIKSKFIQVFGHPPDIYARSPGRVNLIGEHIDYEGYSVLPMAIRQDTIIAIRKKVDGDPEKILRIANVNDKYSMCTYPADPNQEIDLKNHRWGHYFICGYKGFHEYAMSKGLNVGPQIGLDIMIDGTVPTGSGLSSSAAFVCSSTIALMAAFGKNFPKKELAQLTCECERHIGTQSGGMDQAISVMAKAGFAELIDFNPIRATDVELPAGGSFVIAHSLAESQKAVTAATNYNNRVVECRLAAIVLGIKLGMKPQDAISGVKTLSDVEQLCVSFAGSLESSDPVVAVKEHLNVEPYTAEDIEKITAKSLQSIFSESQSSLDVIKAAKQYKLYQRACHVYSEAKRVYAFRDTVSSNLSDEEMLQKLGSLMDDSHHSCSVLYECSCPELEELVKVCKANGALGARLTGAGWGGCAVALVKESIVPQFILKLKEEFYQSRIDKGVVNQKELGLYVFASKPSSGSAILKL; this is translated from the exons ATGGCGAGGCATGAAGATCTTCCAGTTCCAATCTACACATCGCTTGAGCCAATCTATGGAGATGGATCATCACTCGCAGAAGCTCAACTTCGTTTCGACAACATCAAATCCAAGTTCATTCAGGTCTTCGGTCATCCTCCAGACATTTACGCTCGTTCCCCTG GAAGAGTGAATTTGATTGGCGAGCATATCGACTATGAGGGGTACTCAGTGCTTCCAATGGCTATTCGGCAGGATACAATCATAGCAATTAGGAAGAAAGTAGACGGAGATCCCGAGAAGATTCTCCGAATTGCGAATGTAAATGATAAGTACAGCATGTGCACTTATCCTGCTGATCCAAACCAG GAAATTGATCTAAAAAATCATCGATGGGGTCATTATTTCATCTGTGG GTACAAAGGCTTCCATGAATATGCCATGTCAAAAGGCCTTAATGTTGGACCACAAATTGGACTGGACATTATGATTGACGGAACAGTTCCTACAG GCTCTGGATTATCCAGCAGTGCAGCATTTGTTTGCTCATCTACAATTGCACTAATGGCTGCATTTGGCAAGAACTTTCCTAAG AAAGAACTTGCTCAACTTACATGTGAATGTGAACGACATATTGGGACACAATCTGGTGGGATGGACCAG GCTATATCTGTCATGGCAAAAGCTGGCTTTGCTGAGCTGATTGACTTTAACCCAATTCGTGCAACCGATGTAGAACTTCCAGCTGGGGGTTCCTTTGTGATAGCCCATTCGTTAGCGGAATCCCAGAAAGCAGTAACTGCTGCTACAAATTACAATAACAGGGTCGTTGAATGCCGCCTTGCTGCT ATTGTTCTAGGAATAAAGCTTGGAATGAAACCTCAAGATGCTATATCCGGTGTGAAAACTCTTTCTGATGTTGAACAGTTGTGTGTATCGTTTGCTGGCAGCCTTGAATCTTCTGATCCTGTTGTTGCTGTTAAg GAACACTTGAATGTGGAACCATATACTGCTGAAGATATTGAAAAGATCACAGCGAAGAGCCTGCAATCAATTTTTTCTGAGTCCCAAAGTTCTTTGGATGTGATCAAAGCTGCCAAGCAGTACAAATTGTATCAG AGAGCCTGCCATGTTTATTCCGAAGCCAAGCGCGTTTATGCTTTCAGAGACACTGTATCCTCAAATTTGAG TGACGAGGAAATGCTGCAGAAGCTCGGGAGCCTTATGGACGACAGCCACCATAGCTGCAGTGTTCTCTACGAATGCAG CTGTCCGGAATTGGAAGAGCTGGTAAAGGTATGTAAAGCCAATGGTGCCCTTGGAGCTAGACTGACAGGAGCTGGATGGGGTGGCTGTGCTGTTGCTCTTGTCAAAGAGTCTATTGTGCCtcaattcattctcaaattgaAG GAGGAATTTTATCAGTCGAGAATAGACAAAGGTGTTGTAAACCAGAAAGAGCTTGGTCTCTATGTGTTTGCTTCCAAGCCATCAAGTGGGTCTGCCATTCTTAAACTCTAG